A window of the Mesorhizobium opportunistum WSM2075 genome harbors these coding sequences:
- a CDS encoding PaaI family thioesterase, whose protein sequence is MAAKIVPAPDYEDRVRASFARQQAMATIGAELTLVTPGIIEIEMPYSAALTQQHGFLHAGVISTALDSACGYAAFSLMPENSGVLTIEFKVNLLAPGRGERFLFRGSVTKPGRTIIVADGQAYAFAVDGEAKLIATMTGTMMTVVGRDGIAG, encoded by the coding sequence ATGGCGGCAAAGATCGTACCGGCTCCAGACTATGAGGATCGCGTCAGGGCGTCCTTTGCGCGCCAGCAGGCGATGGCGACGATCGGCGCCGAACTGACGCTGGTGACACCGGGGATCATCGAGATCGAGATGCCCTATTCGGCTGCATTGACCCAGCAGCATGGCTTTCTGCACGCCGGCGTCATTTCGACCGCGCTGGACTCGGCCTGTGGTTATGCCGCCTTCTCGCTGATGCCGGAGAATTCCGGCGTGCTGACCATCGAGTTCAAGGTCAACCTGCTGGCGCCGGGTCGGGGCGAACGGTTCCTGTTCCGCGGTTCGGTGACCAAACCCGGCCGCACCATCATCGTCGCCGATGGCCAGGCCTATGCCTTCGCCGTCGACGGCGAGGCCAAGCTGATCGCCACCATGACCGGGACCATGATGACGGTGGTCGGCCGTGACGGGATTGCAGGCTGA